The following coding sequences lie in one Peribacillus frigoritolerans genomic window:
- a CDS encoding sporulation histidine kinase inhibitor Sda → MQKLSDDLLLESYFKAQNLKLSTDFIRLIETEIHRRSLTHKIRSIF, encoded by the coding sequence ATGCAAAAACTATCTGATGACCTGTTGCTTGAATCCTATTTTAAAGCACAGAATTTAAAGTTGAGTACCGATTTCATCCGCCTCATAGAAACGGAAATTCATCGAAGATCCCTAACGCATAAAATCCGATCAATATTTTAA
- a CDS encoding phosphatidylserine decarboxylase, whose product MFQSLYRILIELTNGQYSSGLLKHFSQSRWSRPLILLYVKTFNLNQQEFGKELKAYTNLHELFTRQLKADARPITADPSAVACPVDGVLEDSGEIQADKKIVVKGKIYSMEEMLGDELFLEKYLGGKYLVLYLSPSHYHRIHSPIKGSVVKRWTLGRKSYPVNKWGMKYGKEPLSKNYRTVTELQNEAGSLAMVKVGAMFINSIVITDESHELEKGQEFSYFSFGSTVVLLFEKGSFELEGNISIPADVRVGETIGFMRAV is encoded by the coding sequence TTGTTTCAGTCTTTATATCGCATTCTTATTGAACTGACGAATGGTCAGTATTCATCAGGATTATTAAAGCATTTTAGCCAATCTCGTTGGAGCAGGCCCTTAATTTTACTGTATGTAAAAACATTCAACCTTAATCAACAAGAATTTGGTAAAGAGTTAAAAGCTTATACCAATCTGCACGAGCTATTTACAAGGCAGTTAAAGGCGGACGCCAGGCCAATTACGGCAGATCCTTCTGCGGTAGCTTGTCCTGTGGACGGTGTTCTCGAGGATTCAGGGGAGATACAGGCTGATAAAAAGATCGTCGTTAAGGGAAAGATATATTCAATGGAGGAAATGCTCGGGGATGAGCTTTTTTTGGAAAAGTACTTAGGGGGCAAATATCTCGTGTTATACTTAAGCCCGAGTCATTACCATAGGATCCATTCACCAATCAAGGGTTCCGTAGTCAAACGCTGGACCCTTGGAAGGAAATCGTACCCCGTCAATAAATGGGGGATGAAATATGGAAAAGAGCCTTTATCAAAAAATTATCGGACAGTAACTGAATTGCAAAATGAAGCGGGAAGTCTGGCTATGGTGAAAGTCGGGGCCATGTTCATAAATTCGATCGTCATTACTGATGAATCTCATGAATTGGAAAAAGGGCAGGAATTTTCTTATTTCAGCTTTGGGTCAACAGTGGTGCTTCTTTTTGAAAAAGGCAGTTTTGAACTTGAAGGAAACATATCCATTCCCGCAGATGTCCGTGTAGGTGAAACGATCGGTTTCATGAGGGCCGTCTAA
- the pssA gene encoding CDP-diacylglycerol--serine O-phosphatidyltransferase yields the protein MFLLHALDQTIKKVKAQTANILTLMNLSLGGFAIIAVMHGQLNLSLLLIFLAALADRFDGMVARKFNIESELGKQLDSMCDIISFGVAPALLLYQGILIEFGAPGTLFTVFYIGCGAFRLARFNISESNGYFMGVPITVAGCIATLSYLAIPYFHPVFFLSLMIILSLLMVSPFKLKKV from the coding sequence ATGTTTTTATTACACGCCCTCGATCAAACCATTAAAAAAGTGAAAGCACAAACAGCAAATATACTTACTTTAATGAATTTATCCCTTGGTGGATTTGCAATAATTGCCGTGATGCACGGCCAATTGAATTTAAGCCTGCTTTTAATCTTCCTGGCTGCCCTTGCAGATCGCTTTGACGGTATGGTTGCACGGAAGTTCAACATTGAATCGGAATTGGGTAAGCAGCTTGATTCCATGTGTGACATCATATCTTTCGGCGTCGCACCAGCTCTATTATTATACCAAGGAATATTGATAGAATTCGGAGCACCTGGCACACTCTTCACCGTTTTCTATATTGGCTGTGGCGCATTTCGTCTCGCCCGCTTCAATATAAGTGAAAGCAATGGATATTTTATGGGAGTGCCAATTACGGTTGCGGGCTGCATCGCTACATTAAGTTATCTCGCCATCCCGTATTTCCATCCGGTCTTTTTCTTATCCCTCATGATTATATTATCATTGCTTATGGTCAGTCCATTTAAACTGAAGAAAGTTTAA
- a CDS encoding M3 family oligoendopeptidase, which translates to MGYSLTWDLDIFFKGGSSSKEFLIFLDEINEEVKELDRVVSNINPEGNDESSLIQAFDLYKNTNMKSTQASAFIGCLEAQNAHDKKAGQLRIKQMKIVASLKMVVSKLDEKLIQLDDAFFKEILEKEPLNELKFVLDERREKAKEKLSVKEESLITQLAMDGFEGWSQMYDTIVGSMTIPYKGEKLSVGQAANKFSDPDEGARKELFTGWEQAWEEKSDLFARTLNHLAGFRLSVNEKRGWDDILKEPLEIGRMKKETLESMWNVIADHKEPLVRFLKRKAELLDLDKLSWADLDAPLAVTAQSKVMDYQEGADFIIQQFSKFGSQLASFTQKAFEDSWIEAEDRPGKRPGGFCTGFPLNKQSRIFMTYSGTPSNVSTLAHELGHAFHSYAMRDIHPLNRSYAMNVAETASTFAEMVVADAAVKEAASEEEKLVLLEDKIQRSVALLMNIHARYLFETRFYDERKQGYVSAERLNELMVDAQKEAYGDALSDYNPTFWASKLHFYITGVPFYNFPYTFGYLFSLGIYANALKEPAGFEEKYIALLKDTGSMKVEDLAEKHLGVDLKTRDFWEEAVNACMEDVEEFMRLTDPLVRKA; encoded by the coding sequence ATGGGATATTCTTTGACGTGGGATTTGGATATCTTTTTTAAAGGAGGAAGCTCTTCTAAGGAGTTCCTGATTTTTTTAGATGAAATTAACGAAGAGGTAAAAGAATTAGACCGGGTTGTAAGCAATATCAATCCAGAAGGAAATGATGAAAGCAGTTTAATCCAGGCATTTGATCTTTATAAAAATACAAATATGAAATCCACGCAGGCCAGTGCATTCATTGGATGCCTGGAAGCTCAAAATGCGCACGATAAAAAGGCTGGTCAGCTGCGGATCAAACAAATGAAGATAGTCGCTTCACTAAAAATGGTGGTAAGCAAGCTGGATGAAAAGTTGATACAGCTTGATGATGCGTTTTTTAAAGAAATCCTCGAAAAAGAACCATTGAATGAATTGAAATTTGTATTGGATGAACGTCGGGAAAAGGCAAAGGAAAAGCTTTCCGTAAAGGAAGAATCATTAATCACCCAATTGGCCATGGATGGTTTCGAAGGATGGAGCCAAATGTATGATACAATCGTCGGTTCAATGACGATCCCTTATAAGGGTGAAAAGCTTTCTGTAGGCCAAGCGGCGAATAAATTTTCTGATCCTGATGAAGGGGCCCGGAAAGAGTTATTTACCGGGTGGGAACAGGCTTGGGAGGAAAAGAGTGACCTTTTTGCCCGGACGCTGAACCACTTGGCTGGATTCCGTCTCAGTGTGAATGAAAAAAGGGGCTGGGATGATATTTTGAAAGAGCCTCTTGAAATAGGGAGGATGAAAAAAGAAACCCTCGAAAGCATGTGGAATGTCATTGCCGATCATAAGGAGCCGCTTGTGAGGTTTTTAAAAAGGAAAGCGGAGTTATTGGATTTGGATAAATTAAGTTGGGCGGATTTGGATGCACCGCTTGCTGTTACGGCACAGTCCAAAGTAATGGATTATCAAGAAGGTGCAGACTTCATCATACAGCAATTCTCTAAGTTCGGTTCTCAATTAGCAAGCTTCACCCAAAAAGCTTTTGAAGACAGCTGGATTGAAGCGGAGGACAGACCAGGTAAGAGACCAGGCGGTTTTTGCACCGGCTTCCCATTAAATAAGCAGTCAAGGATTTTCATGACGTATTCGGGCACCCCATCCAATGTATCGACATTGGCTCATGAATTGGGACATGCATTCCATTCTTATGCAATGAGGGATATCCATCCATTGAATCGGTCATATGCCATGAATGTGGCTGAAACCGCCTCAACCTTTGCTGAAATGGTCGTAGCGGATGCGGCTGTGAAGGAAGCGGCCAGTGAGGAAGAAAAGCTTGTGCTTTTAGAAGATAAAATACAGCGTTCGGTTGCATTACTCATGAATATCCATGCCCGCTACTTATTCGAGACAAGGTTTTATGATGAGAGGAAACAAGGGTATGTCAGTGCCGAACGGTTGAATGAACTGATGGTCGATGCACAAAAAGAAGCTTATGGCGATGCTTTAAGTGATTATAATCCAACGTTCTGGGCTTCAAAGCTCCATTTCTATATTACAGGTGTACCATTTTATAATTTTCCGTACACATTCGGTTACTTATTCTCATTAGGCATTTACGCGAATGCCCTGAAAGAACCTGCAGGATTCGAAGAAAAATATATCGCTCTATTAAAGGATACCGGTTCCATGAAGGTCGAGGATCTGGCGGAGAAACATTTAGGCGTCGATTTGAAGACCCGGGATTTTTGGGAAGAAGCGGTCAATGCCTGTATGGAGGATGTTGAAGAATTCATGCGTTTGACCGACCCCTTAGTCCGAAAAGCATAA
- the sigK gene encoding RNA polymerase sporulation sigma factor SigK, with translation MPGILTVVGYIIKEFYLFVSYVKNNAFPQPLSSQDEKKYLKLMSEGDGDARNILIEHNLRLVAHIVKKFENTGEDTEDLISIGTIGLIKAIESYSDGKGTKLATYAARCIENEILMHLRATKKTKKDISLHDPIGQDKEGNEISLIDVLKSESEDVIDTIQLNMEIEKVKKYIDILDEREKEVIVGRFGLDLKKEKTQREIAKELGISRSYVSRIEKRALMKMFHEFYRAEKEKEKKAKG, from the coding sequence ATGCCCGGAATACTTACAGTTGTCGGTTATATTATCAAAGAATTTTACTTATTCGTTTCCTATGTGAAAAACAACGCTTTTCCCCAGCCTCTGTCATCTCAGGATGAAAAGAAATATCTGAAGCTTATGAGTGAGGGTGATGGTGATGCCCGTAACATCCTGATCGAGCATAATCTCAGGCTTGTTGCCCATATCGTCAAGAAATTCGAGAATACGGGCGAAGATACAGAGGATTTGATTTCGATTGGGACAATTGGTTTGATCAAGGCCATTGAGAGTTATTCGGATGGGAAGGGTACGAAGCTGGCCACATATGCGGCACGATGCATTGAGAATGAGATCCTGATGCATTTACGAGCGACAAAGAAAACGAAGAAAGATATTTCCCTGCATGATCCGATCGGTCAGGATAAAGAAGGAAATGAAATCAGTTTAATCGATGTACTGAAATCGGAATCGGAAGATGTCATCGATACGATTCAGCTCAATATGGAAATAGAAAAAGTGAAAAAGTATATTGATATTTTGGATGAACGCGAAAAGGAAGTCATTGTAGGCAGGTTCGGACTGGATTTGAAAAAGGAAAAAACCCAGAGGGAAATCGCTAAGGAGCTTGGCATATCCCGCAGTTATGTATCAAGGATCGAAAAACGTGCATTGATGAAGATGTTCCACGAATTTTACAGAGCAGAAAAAGAAAAGGAAAAGAAAGCTAAAGGATAG
- a CDS encoding sporulation protein YjcZ, with translation MGYNYGPYGCSYGYPAPVPAPCYAGSGYGFGYGLFIVLLILLLIFGFWWLPGCGFGYGGSGPCC, from the coding sequence ATGGGATATAACTATGGACCATACGGATGCAGCTATGGTTATCCGGCTCCTGTTCCTGCGCCTTGCTATGCAGGGTCCGGTTACGGCTTTGGTTATGGCCTGTTTATTGTCCTCTTGATTTTATTGCTCATTTTCGGGTTTTGGTGGTTGCCGGGATGTGGATTTGGTTATGGAGGATCAGGTCCGTGCTGCTGA
- a CDS encoding YrzI family small protein: MTLNMLFFTITIKMKKMTAEECLQQERIHKIREEHLDKAMKHRPFF, translated from the coding sequence ATGACACTGAATATGCTTTTTTTCACAATCACGATTAAAATGAAAAAAATGACTGCCGAGGAATGTTTGCAGCAGGAGAGAATTCACAAGATTCGAGAAGAACATCTAGATAAAGCGATGAAGCACCGTCCATTTTTCTAA
- a CDS encoding YrhC family protein: protein MKNRKMQTAAMLRSKMVDFKQFAITLLCVGSFFYLGTILPSGDKAIIDTYVYMGATITFLGISIVFFSLSKKYKKILAEMDDQDSLKQ from the coding sequence ATGAAAAACCGCAAAATGCAAACGGCGGCAATGCTGCGTTCGAAAATGGTCGATTTTAAACAATTTGCGATCACTTTGTTATGTGTAGGTTCGTTCTTCTATTTAGGAACCATCCTTCCCTCTGGCGACAAAGCGATCATTGACACATATGTCTATATGGGAGCGACAATAACATTCCTGGGCATATCCATAGTATTTTTCTCATTATCCAAAAAATATAAAAAGATCTTGGCCGAAATGGATGACCAGGACTCTTTAAAACAATAA
- a CDS encoding bifunctional cystathionine gamma-lyase/homocysteine desulfhydrase, whose protein sequence is MRKKTQLIHGGIVGDEKTGAVSVPIYQVSTYKQDGPGDHRGYEYSRTGNPTRHALEELIKDLEEGKRGFAFGSGMAAMTAVMMLFNQGDHVLMTDDVYGGSFRVITKVLNRFGVEATFINTSDMHSIEKEIKDNTKALFIETPTNPLLKITDLEEVSKIAKENGILTIVDNTFSTPYWQNPLTLGADVVLHSATKYLGGHSDVVAGLVVVNDEKLGNDLHFIQNSTGGVLGPQDSWLLMRGIKTLGIRMEEHEKNTSEIVRFLSGHKDVSKIYYPGLENHPNHDIAKKQSRGFGGMVSFDVGSAEKAASVLNKVRFFTLAESLGAVESLISIPALMTHASIPAERRAELGITDGLIRISVGLEDVEDLLEDLEQALQG, encoded by the coding sequence ATGAGAAAAAAAACACAATTGATTCATGGCGGCATTGTTGGTGATGAAAAAACAGGAGCGGTTTCGGTGCCGATTTATCAAGTGAGCACATATAAACAAGATGGACCGGGAGATCACCGGGGATATGAATATTCCCGTACAGGCAACCCAACCCGCCATGCCCTCGAAGAGTTGATCAAGGATCTAGAAGAAGGAAAAAGAGGCTTTGCCTTCGGATCAGGAATGGCAGCGATGACCGCGGTTATGATGCTGTTCAATCAAGGTGATCATGTATTGATGACCGATGACGTTTATGGAGGGTCTTTCCGGGTCATCACTAAAGTGCTTAACCGCTTCGGGGTGGAGGCTACGTTCATCAATACGAGTGACATGCACTCGATCGAAAAAGAGATAAAAGACAATACGAAGGCATTGTTCATAGAAACCCCGACGAATCCATTATTGAAAATCACCGATCTGGAGGAAGTATCAAAAATAGCTAAAGAAAACGGCATCCTGACCATTGTTGATAATACCTTCAGTACGCCATACTGGCAAAATCCACTTACACTTGGAGCCGACGTTGTGCTTCATAGCGCTACGAAGTACCTGGGGGGACACAGCGATGTTGTAGCGGGTCTTGTCGTGGTGAATGATGAAAAACTTGGCAATGACCTTCATTTCATCCAAAACTCTACAGGAGGCGTGCTAGGGCCCCAGGATTCATGGCTGCTGATGCGAGGCATTAAAACGCTGGGTATCCGGATGGAAGAACATGAAAAAAACACATCCGAAATCGTCCGTTTCCTATCCGGGCATAAAGACGTTTCGAAAATCTATTACCCTGGTCTTGAAAACCACCCAAATCATGATATTGCCAAAAAACAATCGCGTGGATTCGGCGGTATGGTTTCATTTGATGTCGGCAGTGCCGAAAAAGCCGCATCCGTTTTGAATAAAGTGAGATTCTTTACACTTGCGGAAAGTCTGGGAGCAGTGGAGAGCTTAATTTCGATTCCAGCCTTGATGACACATGCCTCCATTCCGGCTGAGCGCCGTGCAGAGCTTGGAATAACCGATGGGTTGATTCGCATTTCAGTTGGCCTGGAAGATGTTGAAGACCTGTTGGAAGACTTGGAACAAGCGCTACAAGGATAA
- a CDS encoding PLP-dependent cysteine synthase family protein, which translates to MKVFQNIHELIGETPMMEITQFPLPDEVRIFAKLEYFNPGGSVKDRLGQELLAQALQTGKVKKGGTIIEPTAGNTGIGLALAAINSGVDVIFCVPEKFSAEKQELMRALGANVIQTPTEEGMTGAIAKAKALLAEIPGSYCPQQFANPSNPEAYYKTLGPEIWEQMEGDVDVFVAGAGTGGTFMGTSRYIKEKNAAVKTVIVEPEGSILNGGKAGPHKTEGIGMEFLPTYMDETYFDQIHTISDHDAFHMVKELALKEGLLVGSSSGAAFAAAIKEAAKASRGSNIVVIFPDSSERYLSKKIYQGGI; encoded by the coding sequence ATGAAAGTCTTTCAAAACATTCATGAGTTGATAGGGGAAACACCGATGATGGAAATCACCCAGTTCCCGCTTCCGGATGAAGTCCGCATCTTTGCCAAACTGGAATACTTTAATCCGGGAGGCAGTGTGAAGGATCGGCTTGGTCAAGAATTGTTAGCCCAAGCGTTACAGACAGGGAAGGTGAAAAAGGGCGGGACGATCATCGAACCGACTGCCGGAAATACTGGAATTGGCTTGGCGTTGGCTGCGATAAACAGTGGCGTGGACGTGATTTTTTGCGTTCCGGAGAAATTCAGTGCAGAGAAACAGGAATTGATGCGTGCTCTTGGAGCGAATGTGATCCAGACCCCGACAGAGGAAGGAATGACAGGAGCGATTGCCAAGGCTAAGGCGCTGCTGGCTGAAATTCCGGGATCTTATTGTCCTCAGCAATTCGCCAACCCATCCAATCCTGAAGCATATTATAAAACGCTGGGACCTGAAATATGGGAACAGATGGAAGGCGATGTAGATGTGTTTGTTGCCGGTGCCGGGACGGGCGGGACATTCATGGGAACATCGCGATATATAAAAGAAAAGAACGCTGCTGTCAAAACGGTCATTGTCGAACCAGAAGGATCGATTTTAAACGGCGGCAAAGCAGGACCCCATAAAACAGAGGGCATCGGGATGGAATTTTTGCCAACCTATATGGATGAAACGTATTTTGATCAAATCCATACGATAAGCGATCATGATGCTTTCCATATGGTAAAGGAATTGGCGCTTAAAGAAGGCCTCCTTGTCGGCAGTTCTTCGGGCGCGGCATTTGCAGCGGCCATAAAAGAAGCAGCGAAGGCTTCCCGTGGGTCGAATATCGTCGTCATATTTCCGGATTCCAGTGAACGATACTTAAGCAAAAAAATTTATCAAGGAGGTATTTGA
- the mtnN gene encoding 5'-methylthioadenosine/S-adenosylhomocysteine nucleosidase, translated as MKVAIIGAMEEEVTILRDKLEGLERVTIAGSEFNTGTLNGVEVILLKSGIGKVNAAMSTTILLEKFKPDAVINTGSAGGYHPALNVGDVVISTEVRHHDVDVTIFGYEYGQVPQLPAAFIPDEKLLAIAEEAAKEIEDIQVAKGLIVTGDSFMNDPVRVEFVRGKFSDLYAVEMEAAAIAQVAFQFKTPFVIIRSLSDIAGKESNISFDKFLETAALHSAALILKMVEKMK; from the coding sequence ATGAAGGTAGCCATAATCGGAGCAATGGAAGAAGAAGTTACGATTTTACGTGATAAATTGGAAGGTTTGGAGCGGGTGACCATTGCCGGTTCCGAGTTTAATACAGGAACACTGAATGGTGTCGAGGTCATTTTGCTTAAATCGGGAATCGGTAAAGTGAATGCGGCAATGTCCACAACAATTCTGTTAGAAAAATTCAAACCGGATGCAGTCATCAATACTGGCTCTGCCGGCGGATATCATCCAGCACTTAATGTAGGGGATGTGGTCATATCCACGGAAGTTCGCCACCATGATGTCGATGTGACGATTTTTGGATATGAGTACGGTCAAGTCCCTCAGCTTCCGGCAGCTTTCATCCCGGATGAAAAGCTTCTCGCAATCGCAGAAGAAGCAGCAAAAGAAATCGAGGATATTCAAGTGGCGAAAGGGTTGATCGTTACGGGGGATTCTTTCATGAATGATCCTGTCAGGGTTGAATTCGTCAGAGGGAAATTCTCTGATTTATATGCGGTGGAAATGGAAGCGGCAGCCATTGCACAGGTAGCCTTCCAATTCAAAACACCGTTTGTCATCATTCGTTCCCTTTCGGATATCGCAGGTAAGGAGTCCAATATTTCCTTTGATAAATTCCTGGAAACTGCGGCTCTTCATTCAGCGGCACTGATTTTGAAAATGGTCGAAAAAATGAAATGA
- a CDS encoding class I SAM-dependent DNA methyltransferase: MGREFIDLFEEWSKSYDDTVSGHDIEYQEVFKHYDRILDSVTDRAHGHVLEFGVGTGNLTERLLMKGLKVSGIEPSPAMREIAVSKLRGKTEIADGDFIDFPKPEQVDSIVSTYAFHHLTDEEKEKAIANYGKLLNTGGKIVFADTMYQSREAHERAIQDARQAGFHNLANDLQTEYYTTIPFLEKALEANGYKVNFERCNQFVWIMEAEKL; the protein is encoded by the coding sequence ATGGGCAGAGAATTTATCGATTTATTTGAAGAATGGTCGAAATCGTATGATGATACGGTTAGTGGACACGATATTGAGTATCAAGAGGTTTTTAAACATTATGATAGGATATTGGATAGCGTCACGGACCGGGCTCATGGTCATGTGCTGGAGTTCGGCGTAGGTACCGGGAATTTGACGGAAAGGCTTTTGATGAAAGGCCTAAAGGTATCGGGAATTGAACCCTCACCTGCGATGAGGGAAATAGCGGTAAGCAAGCTGCGTGGGAAAACAGAAATTGCAGATGGGGATTTTATCGATTTTCCGAAGCCGGAACAGGTTGATTCGATCGTGAGCACGTATGCGTTTCATCATTTAACCGATGAAGAAAAAGAAAAAGCGATAGCCAACTATGGAAAGTTACTGAATACTGGTGGTAAAATAGTGTTTGCGGATACGATGTATCAATCAAGGGAAGCTCATGAACGAGCGATTCAAGATGCAAGGCAGGCAGGCTTTCATAATTTGGCGAACGATTTGCAAACGGAATATTATACTACGATTCCTTTTTTGGAAAAAGCACTTGAAGCAAATGGATATAAAGTGAACTTCGAGCGCTGCAATCAATTTGTCTGGATTATGGAGGCGGAAAAATTATAG
- a CDS encoding DUF2536 family protein: MSFQLDLNLFEDKIEFFEAESIKNLEEKIQSQIEINKAIMLQVESVSHQMYVSEEGRRFYSAVVHFKAKK; this comes from the coding sequence ATGAGTTTTCAACTTGACTTAAACTTATTCGAAGATAAAATAGAATTTTTCGAGGCAGAAAGCATCAAGAATCTTGAAGAAAAAATCCAATCACAAATTGAAATCAATAAAGCGATCATGCTCCAGGTGGAATCCGTATCACACCAAATGTATGTAAGTGAGGAAGGCAGACGTTTTTATAGTGCAGTCGTCCACTTTAAAGCAAAAAAGTGA
- a CDS encoding YrrS family protein, with the protein MGSRFNQRDQKRKVNKIYNIAITIVSILIVIVAVTIFLSDDGTETKKATTEPKQIADTDSGKVADKPAGKKEETDSEKEDAVGDSEAKEEDSEEDSKATEEDSEEKAEDGADPEKAGDAELVEVEGSGDGNVAATYTSEGWEPVGTEQSGEHTTSFEKDSVDWNEMSKAIATGAGIDEGSMRIWWLQNGGSPNTAIGTVSEGDSPKTFRVYIEWVDGSGWKPVKVEELKTNDKR; encoded by the coding sequence TTGGGCTCACGTTTTAATCAGAGAGATCAAAAAAGAAAAGTAAATAAAATATATAATATTGCTATCACCATTGTTTCCATTTTAATCGTCATTGTCGCAGTCACGATTTTCTTAAGTGACGATGGCACCGAAACAAAAAAAGCCACGACAGAACCAAAGCAAATCGCCGATACAGATTCAGGGAAGGTAGCGGACAAGCCTGCTGGCAAAAAGGAAGAAACGGATTCAGAGAAGGAAGACGCAGTAGGAGATAGTGAAGCAAAAGAGGAAGATTCAGAAGAAGATAGTAAAGCAACAGAGGAAGATTCAGAAGAGAAGGCAGAAGATGGTGCAGATCCAGAAAAAGCAGGGGATGCCGAACTTGTGGAAGTGGAAGGCAGCGGCGATGGCAATGTTGCGGCCACATATACGAGTGAGGGCTGGGAACCAGTAGGAACTGAGCAATCCGGGGAACACACTACAAGCTTCGAAAAGGACTCGGTCGATTGGAATGAAATGAGTAAAGCCATAGCAACTGGGGCTGGAATCGATGAAGGCAGCATGAGAATATGGTGGCTGCAAAACGGCGGTTCGCCCAATACGGCAATCGGAACCGTTTCTGAAGGAGATAGTCCTAAAACCTTCCGTGTTTATATTGAATGGGTGGACGGATCAGGTTGGAAGCCTGTAAAAGTCGAAGAGCTGAAGACAAACGATAAAAGGTAA